One segment of Metallosphaera cuprina Ar-4 DNA contains the following:
- a CDS encoding 50S ribosomal protein L40e, with protein sequence MPLTDQAKIQIVQERVFIKKICRQCGAVNSIRATKCRRCHSTNLRPKKKELPTKRA encoded by the coding sequence ATGCCTTTAACGGATCAGGCAAAAATTCAGATAGTTCAGGAGAGAGTATTCATAAAGAAAATTTGTAGGCAGTGTGGAGCCGTTAACTCTATAAGGGCTACTAAGTGCAGAAGATGCCACAGCACTAACTTAAGACCGAAGAAGAAGGAACTACCTACGAAGAGAGCTTAA